From the genome of Spinacia oleracea cultivar Varoflay chromosome 2, BTI_SOV_V1, whole genome shotgun sequence, one region includes:
- the LOC130467620 gene encoding uncharacterized protein codes for MLFGSFLLISFTFLLTIFSDHLHIPLPSGASPFVSFSPLRRRALPSPSPSVAAAPPPSPSLLFAAPPFPSLCRRRPSPASSVSFSPLRRPSLSFSLYRRRLSPTPSVSLSPLRFPSLSFSIFVAAPLLPLRLLLSFSPPPPPSPSLLFAGG; via the coding sequence atgttgtttgggagctttttattaatttcattCACCTTCCTTCTCACCATTTTTTCTGACCACCTCCACATCCCCCTCCCCTCCGGCGCCTCCCCCTTCGTCTCCTTCTCTCCTCTTCGCCGACGCGCCCTTCCCTCTCCTTCTCCCTCTGTCGCCGCCGCCCCCCCTCCGTCTCCTTCTCTCCTCTTCGCTGCCCCTCCCTTTCCTTCTCTCTGTCGCCGCCGCCCCTCCCCCGCCTCCTCCGTCTCCTTCTCTCCTCTTCGCCGCCCTTCCCTCTCCTTCTCCCTCTATCGCCGCCGTCTCTCCCCCACCCCCTCCGTCTCCTTATCTCCTCTTCGTTTCCCTTCCCTCTCCTTCTCCATTTTCGTCGCCGCCCCTCTCCTCCCCCTCCGTCTCCTTCTCTCCTTTTCGCCGCCGCCCCCTCCGTCTCCATCTCTCCTTTTCGCCGGTGGTTGA
- the LOC110776615 gene encoding uncharacterized protein — MFWKLTALSASSPVDAILDKDNFTLEELLDEEEIIQECKALNSRLINFLRDRAQVEQLLRYAVEEPPEDADSKRTFKFPFVASEVFTCEIDVILRTLVEEEEMMDFLFSFLEPNRPHSALLAGYFSKVVVCLMLRKTVPLMNYVQAHQDVFQQLVDLIGITSIMEVLVRLVGADDHVYPNYMDVMRWLADSNLLEMIVDKLSPSCPSEVQANAAETLCAITRNMGSPLAVKLSSPSFVARIFAHALEDSSTKSGLVHSLSVCISLLDPRRSASSLMYHSLRGQHMYEATIAVNPETVTAMLPRLGDLLMLLNVTSDEKILPTPYGELRPPLGKHRLKIVEFIAVLLKAGNQAAEEELVNSGTIKRVLDLFFEYPYNNALHHHVESIISSCLESRNDTVTDHLFRVCDLISKILDADKHPMLSSDLELPTISAVDKSPPRAGNVGHITRIANKIVQLGQGNRSIQTYIQENGEWNEWHATVLQERNVLENVYRWACGRPTALHDRTRDSDDDDLHDRDYDVAALANNLSQAFRPDLFGNEGSEEDNGGVDQDDEDVYFDDESAEVVISSLRLGDDQGSLFTNSNWFTFKDERTDNTPVSTSLSDAMDDINLNGDVNGGNSSSDDEVVVGEDEELTDAKDSSSGASSSEQSDMHGFKSVDSEESKIDKDPSLETAALGFDSSDAKDLGERPAQDWVNWGETSDLLVDGSSTNPFVDQKRPVSDSNVDEVVIPNTRSVNGEISLPNGTPRIGDGRETSVNGDISQKPSAPSLFEEDVEFVGVEPEGTEKAMEQALKEGIVGEAGPLKKNVVPLKVPEEKPDEGAPGTEFNDANYWRVDQEVAVLE; from the exons GTTGATGCAATATTAGACAAAGACAACTTCACTTTGGAAGAGCTATTGGATGAAGAAGAAATAATCCAAGAATGCAAAGCATTGAACAGTCGCTTGATTAACTT CTTACGGGACAGAGCTCAGGTGGAGCAGCTCCTGCGATATGCTGTAGAAGAACCCCCAGAAGATGCTGACAGCAAACGCACCTTTAA GTTCCCATTTGTGGCTTCAGAGGTTTTTACATGTGAAATTGATGTCATTTTGAGGACATTAGTAGAAGAagaggag ATGATGGATTTTCTTTTCTCATTTTTGGAACCCAACCGACCTCATAGTGCCTTGCTTGCTGGATATTTCAGCAAA GTTGTTGTGTGTCTCATGTTGAGGAAGACGGTCCCACTTATGAACTATGTGCAA GCTCACCAGGATGTTTTCCAGCAGCTGGTTGATTTGATTGGAATTACTTCCATTATGGAG GTCTTAGTGCGACTCGTAGGTGCTGATGATCATGTTTATCCCAATTACATGGATGTTATGAGGTGGTTGGCTGATAGTAATTTACTGGAGATGATAGTTGATAAATTGAGTCCTTCT TGCCCGTCTGAGGTTCAGGCTAATGCAGCAGAAACTCTGTGTGCTATTACTCGGAATATGGGATCGCCTCTTGCAGTGAAACTTTCCAGCCCCAG TTTTGTCGCAAGGATCTTTGCTCATGCTCTCGAAGACTCCTCTACCAAGTCTGGTCTAGTACATTCCCTATCTGTATGTATATCTTTACTGGATCCAAGAAGATCGGCGTCTTCTTTGATGTATCATTCTCTACGAGGTCAACACATGTACGAGGCTACCATTGCTGTAAATCCCGAGACTGTGACCGCAATGTTACCTAGACTTG GTGATTTGCTAATGCTTTTGAATGTTACATCTGATGAGAAGATTCTACCTACGCCATATGGTGAACTGAGACCACCTCTAGGAAAACATCGGCTCAAG ATCGTTGAGTTCATTGCTGTTCTGTTGAAAGCTGGCAACCAAGCTGCAGAGGAGGAATTGGTGAACTCTGGAACGATTAAAAGAGTCCTAGATCTCTTTTTTGA GTACCCATACAATAATGCATTACATCATCATGTGGAAAGCATAATATCATCCTGTCTGGAGAGCCGGAATGATACTGTTACTGATCATCTTTTCAGAGTTTGTGATTTGATCAGCAAGATTCTTGATGCCGATAAGCATCCTATGCTTTCTAGTGATCTTGAACTG CCAACAATATCTGCAGTTGATAAGAGTCCTCCGAGGGCTGGTAATGTGGGACATATAACTCGAATTGCTAACAAAATTGTTCAACTTGGACAAGGCAACAGAAGCATCCAAACATATATTCAG GAAAATGGTGAATGGAATGAGTGGCATGCTACAGTTTTGCAGGAAAGAAATGTGTTAGAGAATGTCTACCGCTGGGCTTGTGG GCGTCCAACTGCGTTGCACGACAGAACGagggatagtgatgatgatgaccTACATGATAGAGATTATGATGTTGCTGCTTTAGCAAATAACCTTAGTCAGGCTTTTAGACCTGATTTATTTGGTAATGAAGGTTCTGAAGAG GACAATGGTGGTGTTGATCAGGATGATGAG GATGTGTACTTTGATGATGAATCTGCTGAAGTTGTTATATCTTCATTACGGCTTGGTGATGACCAAGGAag TTTGTTCACAAACTCAAATTGGTTTACATTCAAAGACGAAAGAACTGACAACACACCCGTGAGTACTTCCTTATCTGATGCAATGGATGATATCAATTTGAATGGAGATGTAAATGGTGGGAACAGCAGCAGTGATGATGAGGTGGTTGTTGGCGAGGATGAAGAGTTGACTGATGCTAAAGACTCCAGCAGTGGCGCATCCAGTTCGGAGCAGAGTGATATGCATGGATTTAAATCGGTTGATAGTGAAGAGAGTAAGATTGACAAAGACCCTTCCTTGGAGACAGCAGCCCTCGGATTTGATTCTTCTGACGCTAAGGATCTTGGAGAAAGGCCTGCACAAGATTGGGTGAATTGGGGTGAAACATCAGATTTGCTGGTTGATGGATCAAGCACCAACCCATTTGTTGATCAGAAACGGCCTGTCAGTGATAGCAATGTGGATGAGGTGGTGATACCTAACACCAGATCTGTAAATGGGGAAATTTCACTGCCGAATGGCACCCCAAGAATTGGTGATGGCAGGGAAACATCAGTGAATGGTGATATCAGCCAAAAACCTTCTGCTCCGTCATTGTTTGAAGAGGATGTTGAGTTTGTTGGTGTTGAACCTGAGGGTACGGAGAAAGCAATGGAGCAAGCGCTGAAGGAAGGAATAGTTGGTGAAGCAGGGCCTTTAAAGAAAAATGTTGTACCATTAAAAGTACCGGAGGAGAAGCCAGATGAAGGTGCACCAGGGACAGAGTTCAATGATGCAAATTACTGGAGGGTTGACCAGGAAGTTGCTGTTCTTGAGTGA
- the LOC110776613 gene encoding double-stranded RNA-binding protein 2, with the protein MYKNQLQELAQRSCFNLPSYTCIREGPDHAPRFKAIVNFNGESFESPQYCSTLRQAEHAAAEVALNSLSSRGPSHSLAARILDETGVYKNLLQEISQRVGAPLPHYTTYRSGLGHQPVFTGKVELAGIIFTGEAAKNKKQAEKNAALAAWQSLKQLAQQSGSLSTEQENNDELEQVTIARALLSYRLRERMTSASSKPLPFPQTFPIQNPRPSSPQRRPVTASKILPLIFPKKTPPRVRPLSFTLSDNVGQSSQSQIPESRGAHSQSSQRYLGMGAPPYIPIRHVRSPCHGIAPPVTIRNSVPCYSAPPIPRSSAAAPPGMRTAPPVRIAPPVCIRQSIPVFSAPPYPKEDLSTVTPPESNKVEAVQASTGRESQECNKSDPIVKPLPPYTFCPTVTRASPVRIAPPVRIRQAIPVCAAPPPKKDGPMEAKDPGREVDFEDKTQNSEAVEKLEQLKL; encoded by the exons ATGTATAAGAACCAGCTACAAGAGCTGGCGCAGAGGAGTTGCTTCAACTTACCCTCCTACACTTGCATTCGGGAAGGTCCCGATCACGCGCCTAGGTTTAAGGCTATCGTTAACTTCAATGGCGAAAGCTTTGAGTCACCTCAGTACTGTTCTACACTTCGTCAAGCGGAGCACGCCGCCGCCGAAGTTGCGcttaattctctctcctctcgcgGCCCTTCTCACTCTCTAGCCGCCCGCATCCTG GATGAGACAGGGGTTTACAAAAACCTTTTACAAGAGATTTCACAAAGAGTTGGAGCCCCATTGCCGCACTACACAACTTACAGATCAGGTCTAGGGCACCAACCTGTTTTCACTGGTAAAGTAGAACTTGCTGGTATCATATTCACAGGGGAGGCagccaaaaataaaaaacaggCAGAGAAAAATGCAGCTTTGGCTGCTTGGCAATCTCTTAAACAAT TGGCACAGCAGTCTGGGAGCTTGTCTACGGAGCAAGAAAACAATGACGAACTTGAGCAGGTGACTATAGCCCGAGCATTGTTGAGTTACCGATTGAGGGAGAGAATGACAAGTGCATCAAGTAAACCGTTGCCATTCCCTCAAACATTCCCGATCCAGAATCCAAGACCTTCGAGCCCACAGCGTCGTCCAGTGACCGCATCCAAGATTCTTCCGCTTATCTTCCCAAAGAAGACACCGCCTCGAGTGCGGCCCTTGTCATTTACATTATCTGATAATGTGGGGCAATCATCCCAGTCCCAGATTCCAGAATCTAGAGGAGCTCATTCTCAGTCCTCTCAGAGATACTTAGGTATGGGAGCACCTCCATACATTCCAATCCGGCATGTGCGATCACCGTGCCATGGTATTGCACCGCCAGTGACTATTAGGAATTCAGTGCCTTGCTACTCTGCACCACCTATTCCGCGCTCGTCAGCTGCTGCTCCTCCGGGGATGAGAACGGCTCCACCTGTGCGGATTGCACCGCCGGTATGCATTAGGCAAAGTATCCCAGTCTTCTCTGCTCCACCATATCCCAAGGAAGACCTGTCAACTGTTACTCCTCCAGAGTCGAACAAAGTGGAAGCAGTTCAGGCATCAACAGGAAGGGAATCTCAAGAATGTAATAAATCTGATCCTATTGTGAAACCTCTTCCCCCATACACCTTTTGCCCTACTGTGACAAGGGCTTCCCCTGTTCGAATCGCACCACCTGTCCGTATTAGACAGGCTATTCCTGTTTGTGCTGCCCCACCACCGAAAAAAGATGGTCCTATGGAGGCAAAAGATCCTGGTAGGGAGGTGGATTTTGAAGATAAAACTCAGAACTCAGAAGCAGTAGAGAAGTTGGAACAGCTCAAACTCTGA